Below is a window of Sporosarcina ureae DNA.
CACTTTGTGCTTGTCAATTATTTTTTAATAGTAACGCTTGACGGATCTACTTTAACAGCAGGACCCATAGTTGTCGTAACGTTTACTGATTTCATGAATGTTCCTTTTGCTGAAGCTGGTTTAGCTTTTTGAATAGTTTCAAAGATCGTCAAGAAGTTTTCTTCCAACTTCTCGTTATCGAAGGATGCTTTTCCGATTGGCGCATGGATAATTCCAGCTTTGTCCGCACGGTATTCAACTTTACCTGCTTTGATTTCTTCAATAGCTTTCGTTACGTCAAATGTTACTGTACCAGTTTTCGGGTTTGGCATAAGACCTTTTGGTCCAAGTACGCGACCAATCTTACCAACTTCGCCCATCATGTCAGGTGTAGCAACGATTACGTCGAAATCGAACCAACCTTGTTGAATTTTAGCAATAAGTTCTGCATCGCCTACATAGTCTGCGCCTGCAGCTTCTGCTTCTTTAACTTTTTCACCTTTAGCGAATACTAATACGCGTTGAGTTTTACCAGTACCGTTTGGAAGTACAACTGCCCCACGGATTTGCTGATCATTTTTACGAGTATCAATACCAAGACGGAAAGCTACTTCAACAGTTGCATCAAAATTAGTAGTACTTGTATTTTTAGCAAGTTCAATTGCTTCTTTCGCAGAGTATGTAGCAGTACGATCTACAAGCTTCGCTGCATCTACGAATTTTTTACCTCTTTTAGCCATCAGAATTTCCTCCTCATTTGTGGTTTTAACGGATTAAACCTCCCACTTAATGAAGGCTGCGAATCACAATCGACCGCAGCCCTCACCTTCAAACCGTTGCTTTATCGTGAAGAACTACTATCAGTCTTCGATTTTGAATCCCATACTGCGAGCAGTACCTTCGACCATTGCCATCGCCGCTTCAACTGACGCCGCGTTTAAGTCTGGCATCTTTTGTTCTGCGATTTCTCTAACTTTATCACGCTTAACTGTAGCAACTTTGTTTTTATTAGGCTCACCTGAACCCTTTTGAACGTTTGCTGCAACCTTCAGCAATACTGCTGCCGGCGGAGTTTTTGTGATAAATGTAAATGAACGGTCCTCGAATACTGAGATTTCTACTGGAATAATTAGACCAGCTTGATCTGCTGTACGAGCGTTAAATTCTTTACAGAATCCCATAATGTTAACACCTGCTTGACCTAATGCCGGCCCTACTGGTGGTGCTGGATTTGCTTTACCAGCTGGAATTTGCAATTTCACTACTTTAGTAACTTTTTTAGCCACGAGACACACCTCCTTAAGTCCGTGATGTGGTAATTGGGTTGCCCCTCCCACTCAAATATGTGCCTGCCGACGATGTCGGTAGAATTGGTTAATCCGTACAGACTAAGTCTGACCTTTGAAATGATACCACCATTACACAGATTTTGCAAGAGGGAAAATCACATTTCCCATCACTCCATTTTTTCTACTTGTTCGAATGAAAGCTCCATCTTCGTTTCCCGTCCGAACATGTCGACAGTTACGATGACTTTACCTTTATCCATTTCAATCTCTTCTACCTTACCTTCAAAGTGAGCAAACGGCCCTTCAAGTACCGTCACACTTTCACCCACACCAAAGTCAATATCTATGCGTTGTTCTTTAACACCCATTTGTTTTAGGATGAACTCTACTTCTTCCGGCAACAACGGAGTAGGCTTCGCTCCGCCACCTGAAGAGCCGATAAATCCAGTAACACCTGGTGTATTACGAACAACATACCAAGAATCATCCGTCATGATCAATTCAACCAAGACATATCCAGGGAACGTTTTACGCATAACTGTTTTCTTTTTACCATCTTTAA
It encodes the following:
- the rplA gene encoding 50S ribosomal protein L1 — its product is MAKRGKKFVDAAKLVDRTATYSAKEAIELAKNTSTTNFDATVEVAFRLGIDTRKNDQQIRGAVVLPNGTGKTQRVLVFAKGEKVKEAEAAGADYVGDAELIAKIQQGWFDFDVIVATPDMMGEVGKIGRVLGPKGLMPNPKTGTVTFDVTKAIEEIKAGKVEYRADKAGIIHAPIGKASFDNEKLEENFLTIFETIQKAKPASAKGTFMKSVNVTTTMGPAVKVDPSSVTIKK
- the rplK gene encoding 50S ribosomal protein L11 codes for the protein MAKKVTKVVKLQIPAGKANPAPPVGPALGQAGVNIMGFCKEFNARTADQAGLIIPVEISVFEDRSFTFITKTPPAAVLLKVAANVQKGSGEPNKNKVATVKRDKVREIAEQKMPDLNAASVEAAMAMVEGTARSMGFKIED
- the nusG gene encoding transcription termination/antitermination protein NusG, whose protein sequence is MDKNWYVVHTYSGYENKVKANLEKRVETMGMSDKIFRVVIPEEEETDIKDGKKKTVMRKTFPGYVLVELIMTDDSWYVVRNTPGVTGFIGSSGGGAKPTPLLPEEVEFILKQMGVKEQRIDIDFGVGESVTVLEGPFAHFEGKVEEIEMDKGKVIVTVDMFGRETKMELSFEQVEKME